The genomic DNA actgctagtgtttctagtacaatgttaaataatagaggtgataatgggcatccttgttttactcctgatcttattgggaaggcttctaatttatccccattgcatatgatgtttgttgatggatttaggtatatactgtttattatttttaggaaaggtccttctattcctatacttttcagtgttttcaataggaatggatgctgtattttgtcaaaggctttttcagcatctattgagataatcatgtgatttttgtttgttagacggttgatatggtcaattatgtggatggttttcctaatgttgaaccaaccttgcattcctggtataaatcccacctgatcatggtggatgatcttcttaattacttgctgtagtctctttgctagtattctatttaaaatttttacatctatgttcattagggagattggtctgtagtttttttttctctgtttttggtctacctggctttggaatcagtacaatatttgtgtcttgaaaggaatttggtaggactccttctttgcttatcatatcaaataatttgtatagtattgggattagttgctctttgaatgtctgatagaattcagttgtgaatccatcaggccctggtgattttttcttagggagttctttgatggcttgttcaatttcttttcctgatatgggattatttaggttttctatttcttctgctgttaatataggcagtttatatttttgtaaatattcatccatatctcctaaattgttatatttattgccatataattgggcaaaatagtttttaatgattgccttaatttccccttcattagaggtgaggtctcccttttcatctttgatactatcaatttggttttcttctttcctttttttattagattgaccagtactttgtctatttatctgttttttcaaagtaccagcttctagtattatttattaattcaatagttcttttactttcgattttattaatttttcccttggtttttagtatttctaatttcgttttcatctggggatttttaatttgcttgctttctaattttttgagttgcatgcccaattcattgatctctgccctccttaatttgttaatatatgcactcaaggatataaatttccccctgagtactgccatggccgcatcccacagagtttgttaggatgtctcatcattgtcattttcttcaatgaaattgttgattgtttctatgattccttcttttacaaattagttttgaagaatcatattattaaattccaattagtttttgattttcctgtccaggtacccttactaattattatttttattgcattatgatctgagaaggttacatttattatttctgctcttttgcatttgtttgcaatgattctatgccctataacatggtcaatctttgtgaatgtgccatgtgcagctgaaaagaaggtgtattcctttttgtccctatttatttttctccacatatcaattaaatctaatttttctaggacttcattcacctctcttacctctttcttatttatttttcggtttgatttatctagatctgaNNNNNNNNNNNNNNNNNNNNNNNNNNNNNNNNNNNNNNNNNNNNNNNNNNNNNNNNNNNNNNNNNNNNNNNNNNNNNNNNNNNNNNNNNNNNNNNNNNNatgccctataacatggtcaatctttgtgaatgtgccatgtgcagctgaaaagaaggtgtattcctttttgtccctatttatttttctccacatatcaattaaatctaatttttctaggacttcattcacctctcttacctttttctgatttatttttcggtttgatttatctagatctgacagaggaatatttagatctcccactagtatggttttactatctatttccttcttgagctctgccagtttctcctttatgaatttgggtgctatgccacttggtgcatacatattgagcagtgttatttcctcattgtttatactgcctttaatcaggatgtaatgaccttccctgtcttttttaatcatatctatttttactttggctttgtcagaaatcataatagccactcctgccttctttttctcatttgaagcctaaaagattttgctcaaaccctaaaccttaaacttgtgcatgtccacccacctcatatgtgtttcttgtagacaacatatggtgagattttggtttctaatccactctgctatttgcttccgttttatgagcgagttcatcccattcacattcagagttataatcatcagttgtgcatttgctgacattttaaaatcctcccctcttcctaccccctttttccttatacttttttccttttaaaccagtggtttgctattgagccactatcccttatcccctcccttgattaacttccctttctatccccacccttatttttccccctctttttgtttttaaaggccttatgaattccctccccttctccccttccatttttgtcctccccactcctctgatccccttggtttatcccttctaactttctcatgagggttagataagagttttatgtcccaatggatagtatagctactcttccctctccaggttgattacactgagagtaaggtttgattattacctctttatgctcacttcatctccttcttataatagtatttgtcccctctccctcccatgccctctttgtgtgtaatagaatatcctattttcttattcactcaagtttctcttggtgtcccctgctattcaccccctctttcccatcccccatgtcatcttagattatttagtgttccaccctcaccctgtgaattattcttctgattactataatagtgaatattataatagtgaatagagttcactacagagaattatacataacatttctctacataggaatacagataattagatctcactgaggcccttaaaaaggcaaatttaaaaattataagttttctttctttcccctctgtatcttatttaccttttcatgtttctctcgatttttgtggttggatatcaaactttccattcagccctggtcttttctgtgcaaataccaggaattcttcaattttgttgaatgcccatactttcccctggaaatatatagtcaattttgatgggtagttgatccgtggttgcaggcccagctctcttgcttttctgaatatcgtattccaagccttgcgatttttttagcgtggaggctgccagatcctgtgtgatcctgattggtgctccttgatatttgaattgtttctttctggcttcttataagattttttcttgtgcttggaaactcttgaatttggcaattatatttctgggtgttttcttttctggatcgaatgtcgcaggtgttatatgaatcctttcaatgtctatattgccctcttgttgtaggacttcagggcaattttgctgaattatttctgttagtatggagtccaagtttctattaatttctgttttttctggaagaccaattattctcagattgcctcttctagaccagttttcttggtctgtcactctctcattgagatatttcatgtttccttctattttttcagtcttttgactttgttttatttgttcttgttgtcttgagaaatcattagcttccaattgctcaattctagcctttagggattggttttcgactataatcttttgtttttcggctatgatcttttgattttcggctgtaatcttctggttttcggctataatcttctggttttcggctatgatcttctggttttcggccataatcttctggtattccttttcaatctggacatttctggtgttcaatttgcttatcagtacatttggtttctgagcctcactttccatttgcaagattctaccttttaaacagttattttcttgccagatctcttccattttcctcaaaatctcagttttgaactcttccatagcttgtgaggagttttccttatttgaggagggtccggatgcttatttgttctcctcctctgtttgctcggttgtctggattttctctgtgtaaaagttgtcgagtgttaaagacttgtttttcttgttgttattctttctcttctgagcttcctgagactgggtagccatcgttagcccagcagcttctcaggtttatccttgcactcagggtttgtctgcgggctattggctcctgaggtctgagttctggttttttccaaggtcaagcccccttgtggacccccttgcttgatcctctgccagaggttcctttacaagtctcagaacactgcttccacagtcgtacacccgtccacgctggttccccactcagggtttcagagctttagctcctggctgtgtctgcctccacccacgcctccgcccatgGCTGTGCTCTCAGCCCATGCTCTGCATccactctgctcccgcgctcagatttcacgttcgttttttggcttattggggtcctaaatcttgctgctctcaggaacaggccccggagctgccaatgacttgatgggtgcctctatttctttttagctggcttggACGCTATAGGTTTTGTgtttggagggggtgggggtggggtggttgctcagcccattatttagtgagagctgtttcacccctttatagcatggaaatgtctcaattccacatacgttccacactgtgccctgttttggggttcctccatttgtctggacttgtttttatgtccccttgaggagttttgtgtgttttggtcaggagaggttaagagctgcttcttactctgccgccatcttaacctggaaccattTCCTAATATCTTatcattcttttgtctttgttttatttgttcttgcttccttgagagatcattagcttctaattgcgaaattctggaCTTCAtggactggttttcagctctaatcttttggttttccttttcaatccctttctggtcttcaatttacttgcctcactttccaaatgtgaaattctgccttttaaactgttagtTTCTTGCCAGATTTGGGTTTCCAATTTGCtcaccattttgtttgatttttgggcaactttctccaattgggagattctgtcttctaacctgttaatttccttttgagctatttcccacttcttttgccatatctcttccatctttctcatcatctcagatttgaactcttcaatagcttgtggccagttttcattatttttggaagggtttggatatgattactcatttgttctcctctgctgtttgctctgttgtctggattttatctgtgtaaaagttgttgagttttacagatttcttcttaatgatctttctcttttggggttcttgtctctgccttgccatttttagccctggaccctttcaggtttatcctcacactcagggtctgtctgcgctctttgggctcctgaggtctcaggtctagttgttctcagggtcaagcctcctagtggtcccttgcttgttcctctgcctgaggctccttaaACAGTCTtagggcattgcttccacagtcatgcacacCTCTGCACTGGGCCCCCATTCAAGGTCCACACCTGTTCAGGATCCCAGTCCTTGCCTGAGCTGAAGATCCGTGTCTGGGCTTGCCTCCTGGCCCTCACTGGTGCCTGTgatcagggtctgtgttcaaagtccgcacatTCTTTaccctcttggggtcttaagtctttctgctctcaggagcaggccctggtgaccccaggtagctgccaaggatttaatgcatgccccaaacttgctctaactcttgtgcgctttCTTTGGCACTGttggtggtgtggggtgggggagggatttgctcagctcacgttttagtagagctatttaaCCCCCTtctagcatggaaatgccccaattctatgtatctccaatgctgtgccctgttgtggggtcccttcgttcctctggatttttttttatgtcttcttgaggagtcctatatgttttggttaggaaagtttaagcagctgcttcttactctgccgccatcttaaccaggaagtcccatAAAGGAAACTTCTAGTTGTAAGATAGCTAAATACTGTTgaacatgaatataatgaaatatcaaTTTTCTATGAAAATTACTAATATGATGACTGTAGAAAACATGACTATGCTCACATAATCTGAACTATGacagaggcaaattaaaaaaaaacaatgtacacaataataacaaaactttATATAATAAGCTAAATGAAAAAACAgtaaatagataatattttttcaaataaacatgGGAGTAgagggcagtggatagagagccaaccctgaagacaggaagttcttggttcaaatctggtctcagatatttccttactgtgagaccctgggtaaatctagtcaattacctagtccttacaactcttctgctttggaactaatacttagtattgattcaaaggcaggaGGTAAGTTTCTAggggacaatttggaattatgcccaaagggctgtagAATAATGTTTTCCATTCAATCtagtaatatcactattaggtctatatccaaaagagatttaaaaataggaaaggactTGCTTGTATAAAAAATGTTATTGTTGCACTTTTGTAGTGGCTAAAAATTTGAAATTacagggatgcccatcaattggggcatagctgaacaaattgtggtatatgatagtgatggaatactattgtgctataaggaatgatgaacaggttgatttcagaaagatctggaaagacgtacatgaactgatgtggaatgaagtaagcagaatcataaaaataatgtatgtagtaacaacaatattgtggtaTATTCAAATGTAATATACTTGGTTACCAATAAAGAGATTTTCTTAagttctccctctgtctctttaagtgGCATGAGAGCAGAAAGACTTCTAATTGGGGCAGAGCTGACAGGATTCTCTGTGCCAGCACTGAAGATTTCATTACCAGGTAGAAGAGGGGAGATATATAAGGAAGGATCTGTTGACAGTTGAagtcttttgcctctggatctctGGAGAGCATGATGTATATTTCTTTCAATCTCTGCTATTGGCAGTTCAGTACTGAGAGTTGGGTATAGGAACTGAATGAGGGAGTTTCTGAGAGGTGAATGTATGTTCATTTAGAAATATAGTTAATAAATCAATTTTAGTTTGAATAGGTTAGATAGGCCTCATCAGGCCAGGCAAGAAGCACCTTTCCTTGAAAACAAGTAGAGtagtttttttagaaattttagatagtattagggATTTAGGTGTAGTTATAGGGTACtaaaataatctctctttcctcctttctattttctatctgtacttgtAAAATTAAACTAAGTGATTTATTTAACTGCTTTCCTCATTTCTGTCTAACTCTTACCATTTAACCTTTATATTACTatgaacaatacaatgatccaggacaattctgagggacttatgacaaagaatgctatccaactccagataAAAAATTATTGCGAtgggaatgcagatgaaagcaaaaGAATTTTTACCAGCTTATTTTGGTGTATGTTTTAGGGTTTAAGTTTTATAAGATTTtcacatataaaaatgaataacataaaaACTTTTGTGTAAAAGTACATATGTAACTTGGCGTTAATTGTTGGTCAGCTCCATGGTGAAGCATTAAGGAAGAAGTGGTAGAGACAATTTGCaaaatataacttcaaaaaatttgttgaaaattgtatattacatttaattggcaaaattgtatatgcatatacataaacataattttgaaaattataataattaaatgacagaaggaaagatttttaaaacaaaataagcatGTTTCTTATCAAGAGGTACAAAAAATACTTCTTTTGTAGCAGTAGATAGTTTAAAGGTGTTCTCTCATGACTTGAAATTTTTGATTcataattttggtttctttttttctcatttgtaatgtAGGTTGGCTCTAGTGGGAGAAATATTGGGGGAAttttgataataaaaaataaatacatgtatttttaaaaagatagattaTCTTATCTATTAAATATAGGGATTCAAGTAAGGGTATTATAGGTATATGAAAGACACAAAAGTGATTATATAAATCAAAAAGTTgtaggtaaaaagaaaaaacataaagaaaggtGCAGAGCAGTTGGAGCTAAATGTCATGAATATTGATTTATTGTGATACttctgtccaactcttcgtgattcaatttgagtttttcttggcaatgatttTGGAGTGATTTGTTATTTCCATCTacatctaattttacagataaggaaaatgaggtaaatagGTTTAAATTACTTGAGCAATTATACAATGATTTTAAGTGAATGAGAAAGGATTTCAACTTAAGTCCTACTGAATCCAGGTCCATCGCTCTTTTCATTGAGCCTCCTACATATCCATGGGCATTCAAATAttgggaaagaagaaatgatatttttaaaaacttcatcaAAGAGGAGAAATCTGTGGTTCAGTAGCAAAGAACCACTTTCATTTGGAGAAATATATTGGTGCTCATGTGAGAGATCAGAAGGTAAATGAATTTCAATGAGAATATtttaagaaacaatgaagatGATATCCTGTGTTTTTCCATAGGTCATGTTGAATTTGACAGCAAATAATTTTCACAAGACAGCTAGGAAATGATGACTTATGATGAAATTCTGGGAATCATATATATACAAGTAACTGGAGTTGGACTTCTATGGAACTGTGTTGTCCTATTCCTAAACATCTATAATTTCCTCATTGCTCATAGGATGAGACCTAAAAACCTAATTATCAGCCATTTGACCTTTTCCAATGCTATATTGCTTCTCTTTGGAGGAATACCCAGTGCAACAAGGATTTGGAGAATGAAATGTTTACTAGAAGAACTAGGGATTAGAATCATAACATATATTCAGACAATGGGTCGAAGTCTCTCCCTTGGTAGCACCTGTCTCTTGAGTGCCTTCCAGGCCATCACCATTAGTCCCAACAACTCCAGATGGGCACAGCTCAAAATTAAAGCACAAAAATACATCACTTCGTGCATTCTTCTATGTTGGGTACTCAATCTACTTTTAAGTGGGATTGTATTTTTCTGCCAAATTAGCCCCCAAAATAGTACAGACAGCGAGTATGGATGTAACACTGGATATAGGTCCCTAGATATGAATAATGAGAATAACTTGAAAATTAGAATCTTTAcatgtttccatgattctttGTTTCTGTGTCTCATGACTTGTTCTAGTGTCTATATGGTTGTAATACTGTACAGACACAAGAGATATGTCGAACATATTCATAATAGTCAATCCACCAAAATATCAGCTGAAACCAGAGCCACTCAAGCTATCCTACTTCTAGTGAgcacttttgttttgtttaatgtaTTCAGTCCAATTTTTATGCTGTATATGTCCTATTTTAAATACCCAAACACTCGGATGATACATACCtcagtctttctttctttgggaTATCCAACAGTCAGCCCTTTTCTTCTTATTAGTGTTGATAAACAGATTACTGAGGCTTGTACAAACTCACTGAGAGACTGAACAGATACAAGGCCTCTATCACCCTGAAGTACAAGTACAAAGAGAATACCTATACTGGCATACAGACTTGAAATAGTTCAACTGGAAAGGACATTGAAGAACATCAAAGCCAATCATATGAAATATTCCTTAAAGTGAGGAGCTGGATTAATGGATTGTGAAGGGATTTTTTCTCAACTTTAACTCCTTTGGTGAATTATGAAAACTTCCAAGGCATCTAAATGTACCTCTAAATCATCATAATTTTCTAGGCTGAAATTGTGGGATTTCCGTAGGGTTGTGTGATATTAATCCAATAGCCTATTAATTCCATTTCACTTCTGCAATCAAAGTATATTTTCAAGATATCATGTCAGTTTATGCCTATGTAAGTGTTCCCTGATCTTCTCTAGCTAGATCTAAGTTCCCTTGCAATCCTGGTAATTGAATCTCCTGAATCAAGTTGCCAACCAGGAACTCACTCTTTGTCAGATAGCATAAGCCactgatggtgaatctatggcacagtTTCCAAAAAAAGGCACATAGAACACTATCTATGGACACCAAGTTGTCCTACTCAAtccacctccccactcccacaaTAGGTCATTACTTGAAAGACAGAATGACTGGGGAAGTGCTGCCTCCATCTTCTCTTCACTGTacctgaaaacatttttttacatcacctaccCCCCTGAGTAGCAACCCAATGGGAACACACAGGAGGTAAGGGGTGGTTCACAAGCTGCAGAGCTAGAGGGAAGTGGGATGTTCAGGCACCTCCCAtccccttctctacactcactaaggacattcctcacttcacctacccAGAAGCCCAacaggagcacttcctcccttccctgtgtaGGGTAAGAGACGGTGGAGTGAGCCTAGCCAGAGACAAGAATATGACATGCATTTCTGGGGGAGGAGAAATCTCCATTGAATCTTGGTTGTGGGTGGGGCAGGGCCTGGAACtttttctctaaaaggttcaacatCACTGGCATGAGCATTCTCAACTTCCAGGTTTTGTTCCATGTTTTTTTCACTTAGGACATCATTTGGGTATTTATCTAAACaggtggtccccaaacttttttggcctactgccccctttccagaaaaaatattactaagcccactggaaattaattttttaaattttaatagcaattaataggaaagataaatgcagcaGTTACCATCACCACCCCTTTCAAtcgatcactgcagcacccaccaaggggcagtggtgcccactttgggaattactgatctaAACAAAGATACAGTAGtgatttaacatttccttttccatttctttttacaaatgtggaaattgaaagaatcacagagttaagtggtttgcccaggaccacaaagGTAAGAAGTTTCAGACCCTGtggctggacagctcagtgaaaacactccatcttgtccccccacttctttttttccctctccaggttttagcctcagtgcacattaagcaatacagactaatccaatcaatactgGCTTAATcacatcaattggacagacaagaagtttttggagggcagggaaactccaacatccTCCCCCAtacactgcagagaaagtaaatacaaacctccattgccagctggggaaaTATCTTTCATCAAAGGTCATTacatccatctgcttaaactagcagaatagaaaagggaaaaaatgagtaaataacagaaaaaaaaagaaatgacaattgacagcttctttccaggaagtgaaaagagagaaaatgaaatagaagaagaggaagaagttccaggcaattggacacaggctttagaagatctcaaaattcaattaactcaggAACTTCGGGAATTCAGAAAGCAATCAAGAAAggctgaaaacaatttgaaaaaggaaatacatgaactaaaacaaggaaataaagtcttaaaatccaaaatttgccacctcaaaaatgaagcaaagaaggtaaaagatgatctacaaagaaaatcagaccagaaggagaaggatgaccaaaaagccagggatgaaattcagtctttaaaaaatagaactcaacaactagaagcaaacaactttacaaggcagcaagactatataaaacaaaatttaaaaaagttaaactTGAGAGGagtatgaaacacctcattgagtcaaccaaagatctggaggacagagctagaagagacaatttaagaattattggtttgaTGGAATatcatgacaaaataaaaagtttagacatcatcatacaggaaattatcagagaaaattgccttGAAATTCTCAAATAAGAGttaaaagtggaaattgaaagaatccacagatcacctcctacatttaatccacaactgacaacttccaagaatattatagccaaattcaaaaactaccagacaaagaaaaaaatattataagctgctaaaaagaagtcattcagattccaaggaaccacagttaggataacacaggatctggctgcatctacattgaaggacctgaaggcatggaacataatatgccagaaagcaagagaacttggtctacaaccaagaatcagctatccagcaaaactgactatatttttgcagaggaaaataaggttgttgaataaaattgaagacttgcAAGCAtttgtgaagaagaaaaaaaacagacttaaacagagtcTGCTGCCCAAACACAAAACACAAGTGAATCActataaggtaattaagaaagaggggggaagggataggatggggggaaaatatttttaagggacccaataagttcaattgatttgtatccctagaagaaaagaagatattggtaaatattaattgttattatcaagagggcaactagaagaagtttacatagagggaacagtgat from Gracilinanus agilis isolate LMUSP501 unplaced genomic scaffold, AgileGrace unplaced_scaffold38061, whole genome shotgun sequence includes the following:
- the LOC123255031 gene encoding vomeronasal type-1 receptor 4-like; this encodes MMTYDEILGIIYIQVTGVGLLWNCVVLFLNIYNFLIAHRMRPKNLIISHLTFSNAILLLFGGIPSATRIWRMKCLLEELGIRIITYIQTMGRSLSLGSTCLLSAFQAITISPNNSRWAQLKIKAQKYITSCILLCWVLNLLLSGIVFFCQISPQNSTDSEYGCNTGYRSLDMNNENNLKIRIFTCFHDSLFLCLMTCSSVYMVVILYRHKRYVEHIHNSQSTKISAETRATQAILLLVSTFVLFNVFSPIFMLYMSYFKYPNTRMIHTSVFLSLGYPTVSPFLLISVDKQITEACTNSLRD